In Nicotiana tabacum cultivar K326 chromosome 19, ASM71507v2, whole genome shotgun sequence, one DNA window encodes the following:
- the LOC107772451 gene encoding LOW QUALITY PROTEIN: (+)-neomenthol dehydrogenase (The sequence of the model RefSeq protein was modified relative to this genomic sequence to represent the inferred CDS: substituted 1 base at 1 genomic stop codon), which produces MTEEIRGRATKYAVVTGANKGIGFAICRQLASQGVVVVLTARNEKRGVEALEKLKGLIGLAKENLVFQQLDVMDPSTIASLAEFIKTQFGRLDILVNNAGIGGVTADADALRATQESSGTGGSQVNWNNILIQTYELAEECLETNYYGVKRMTEAFIPLLQLSNSPRIVNVSSSMGRLKKLKHEWAKGVLSDSDNLTXEKIEEVIAQYLKDYKEDTLQAKGWPSFMSAYILSKAAVNAYTSVMAKKYPSIQINCVCPGFVKTDLSYNRGILSIEEGAESPVRLALQPDDGPSGLFFDRKEVSSFE; this is translated from the exons ATGACAGAAGAAATCAGAGGCCGAGCCACAAA GTATGCAGTAGTTACAGGGGCAAACAAAGGGATTGGATTCGCAATATGCAGGCAGCTTGCTTCCCAGGGAGTAGTTGTGGTTTTGACTGCTAGAAATGAGAAGAGAGGGGTTGAAGCTCTAGAGAAGCTCAAAGGGTTAATTGGTTTAGCTAAAGAAAATTTGGTGTTTCAACAGCTTGATGTTATGGATCCTTCCACTATTGCTTCTTTGGCTGAATTCATTAAGACTCAATTTGGCAGGCTTGATATCTTG GTGAACAATGCAGGAATTGGTGGAGTCACTGCAGATGCTGATGCCCTTAGAGCTACACAAGAGTCCAGTGGG ACAGGAGGATCTCAAGTCAATTGGAATAACATATTGATTCAGACATATGAATTAGCAGAGGAATGTCTTGAAACAAACTACTATGGTGTGAAGAGAATGACTGAAGCGTTTATTCCACTGCTCCAATTATCTAACTCGCCGAGGATTGTGAATGTTTCTTCCTCTATGGGAAGGCTAAAG AAGTTGAAACATGAATGGGCTAAAGGAGTATTAAGTGACAGTGATAACCTCACATAAGAGAAGATAGAAGAGGTGATAGCTCAATATCTAAAGGACTATAAAGAAGATACCCTTCAAGCCAAGGGGTGGCCTTCTTTCATGTCAGCCTATATACTCTCTAAAGCAGCCGTGAACGCTTACACGAGTGTCATGGCAAAGAAGTATCCGTCTATACAGATCAATTGTGTTTGCCCTGGTTTTGTGAAAACAGATCTCAGTTACAATCGCGGGATATTGTCAATTGAAGAAGGCGCGGAGAGTCCTGTAAGGCTAGCTCTGCAGCCGGATGATGGCCCTTCTGGTTTGTTCTTTGATCGGAAAGAAGTTTCATCATTCGAATGA
- the LOC142173267 gene encoding NAC domain-containing protein 53-like — protein MEYSQAKCFSRSMGHRFHPTGREVLKYLVGFVRDEPLPFQNELMQVADLYADKEPWQIFEAYDRGNNNNNNTRYFITPQKKEKPTWKRVSRTVGKGTWKLQNKGRDVFDNKGRLMGYVKSLKYIPTNKSSNNVNGEWLMTEYSLFDRYLVARETKNKGFVICKIKKKGKPGDKKNGNNIEEVVNDEKMREIEEFIKSVLQEDVQVEDNGIRSSGTIAKDDQENNIIQYVEEDQVRDHVLGLLGSPEDIVNGVDDENVQYCVDQGDEGQVHLLEEYIDSVMQSEDVQAEDNRIIMSNDIIAKDDQENMEYQVEDHQHATLWASPEDVDLDTINFC, from the coding sequence ATGGAGTATTCTCAGGCTAAGTGTTTTTCTCGTTCGATGGGTCATCGCTTTCATCCGACGGGCAGGGAAGTGCTCAAGTATCTAGTAGGGTTTGTGAGAGACGAGCCACTTCCCTTTCAGAATGAACTCATGCAAGTGGCGGATCTCTACGCCGACAAGGAGCCATGGCAGATTTTCGAAGCTTATGATAGgggaaacaataacaacaacaacactcGTTACTTCATAACTCCGCAAAAGAAAGAGAAACCTACGTGGAAAAGAGTTTCAAGAACTGTTGGGAAGGGCACTTGGAAGCTTCAAAACAAAGGTCGAGATGTGTTTGATAATAAAGGGAGACTCATGGGCTACGTGAAAAGTTTGAAGTACATCCCCACTAATAAATCGTCAAACAACGTGAATGGCGAGTGGTTGATGACTGAGTACTCTTTGTTTGATCGTTATCTGGTTGCTAGGGAGACTAAGAACAAAGGTTTCGTAATTTGTAAGATCAAGAAGAAGGGCAAACCTGGTGacaaaaaaaatggaaacaaTATTGAGGAGGTAGTTAATGATGAGAAGATGAGAGAAATTGAAGAATTTATCAAGTCCGTGCTGCAAGAAGATGTTCAAGTTGAAGACAATGGAATAAGATCGAGTGGTACTATAGCAAAGGATGATCAAGAGAATAATATTATCCAATACGTAGAGGAAGATCAAGTTAGAGACCATGTACTTGGTTTGTTGGGCTCCCCAGAGGATATTGTTAATGGCGTGGATGATGAGAATGTTCAATATTGCGTAGATCAGGGAGATGAAGGCCAAGTCCATTTACTTGAAGAATATATTGATTCCGTTATGCAATCAGAAGATGTTCAAGCTGAAGACAATAGAATAATAATGTCGAATGATATTATAGCAAAGGATGATCAAGAGAATATGGAATACCAAGTCGAAGACCATCAACATGCTACTTTGTGGGCTTCCCCGGAAGATGTCGATCTCGATACTATCAATTTCTGTTAG
- the LOC107822537 gene encoding (+)-neomenthol dehydrogenase-like has protein sequence MAEKTTSHENTRHAVVTGGNKGIGYETCRKLLAAKEGVVVVLTARDEKRGIEALEKLKEEYDDQILFHQLDVMDPASISSLVDFIKTKFGKLDILVNNAGVGGLMVEGDVVIVKDLIEGDFVTISAENGEEGGIKKSIAGIERIVTDYELTNQCLETNFYGAKRMIEAFIPLLQLSNSPRIVNVASFLGKLKLLCNEWAIGMLSDAKSLTEERVDEVLNEFLKDFKEKSIEAKGWPTYFSAYKVSKASLIAYTRVLATKYPNFRINCVCPGFCKTDVNCNTGSLSAEEGAESLVNFVLSIKVKS, from the exons ATGGCAGAAAAAACCACCAGCCACGAGAATACAAG GCATGCAGTGGTGACAGGGGGAAACAAAGGAATAGGATATGAAACATGCAGGAAACTACTAGCTGCAAAGGAAGGAGTAGTGGTAGTGTTGACAGCAAGGGATGAAAAGAGAGGAATTGAAGCTCTTGAGAAGCTCAAAGAGGAGTACGATGATCAGATTTTGTTTCATCAACTTGATGTTATGGATCCAGCTAGTATTTCTTCTCTCGTGGACTTCATCAAAACTAAATTTGGAAAGCTCGATATTCTG GTTAACAACGCAGGGGTTGGTGGATTAATGGTGGAAGGAGATGTTGTTATAGTAAAAGATTTAATAGAAGGAGATTTCGTAACCATTTCTGCTGAAAATGGG GAAGAGGGTGGTATTAAGAAATCAATTGCAGGTATTGAGCGTATTGTTACAGATTATGAGTTGACAAATCAATGCCTAGAGACAAACTTCTATGGTGCAAAAAGAATGATTGAAGCATTTATTCCCCTCCTTCAGCTCTCTAATTCCCCAAGAATTGTTAATGTCGCTTCTTTCTTGGGGAAGTTAAAG CTATTGTGTAACGAATGGGCTATAGGAATGCTAAGTGATGCTAAAAGCCTGACAGAAGAAAGGGTGGATGAAGTGTTAAATGAATTTCTCAAAGATTTTAAAGAGAAATCAATAGAAGCCAAAGGATGGCCAACTTACTTCTCAGCTTACAAAGTCTCTAAAGCATCCCTGATTGCTTACACAAGGGTTTTAGCAACGAAATATCCGAATTTTCGGATAAATTGTGTGTGTCCTGGCTTTTGCAAAACAGATGTGAACTGCAATACTGGGAGCTTAAGTGCTGAAGAAGGTGCTGAAAGCTTGGTGAACTTTGTTCTTTCCATAAAAGTTAAGAGCTGA